A single Argentina anserina chromosome 7, drPotAnse1.1, whole genome shotgun sequence DNA region contains:
- the LOC126803051 gene encoding uncharacterized protein LOC126803051 — MLPRWSRALTQLSRRGLSHGSEFYAVSGRSYAKAAVAPVLPDAPTEPTVNLDKLFWSKPCSLALPPESPLRMDEPQYEGIMRVFLKLMLFYSKQSKSIRGANVVYKRVVSQVDKPAIYEVFNLEKTFKTNYALLVLHMWLCLRRLKQEGKEGVEFGQYVYEIYNHDVELRVSKAGVNLLLSKWMKDLERIFYGNIVAYDAAVLPEARLDDLPNVIWRNVFSDDGSSKPDEAASRTVQAMARYVRREISCLSLTDKEAMFSGNFVFTPLKINKANLEGSR, encoded by the exons ATGCTCCCGAGGTGGAGCAGAGCTCTCACTCAGCTCTCGCGGCGCGGCCTGAGCCACGGCAGCGAGTTCTATGCTGTTTCGGGCCGAAGCTACGCCAAGGCCGCCGTGGCTCCCGTTCTGCCTGATGCTCCGACCGAGCCAACG GTGAATTTGGACAAGCTGTTCTGGTCCAAGCCGTGCTCACTGGCTTTGCCGCCGGAGTCGCCGTTGAGGATGGATGAGCCGCAGTACGAGGGGATCATGCGTGTGTTTCTGAAACTCATGTTGTTTTACAGCAAACAAAGCAAGTCCATTCGGGGAGCCAATGTGGTGTATAAGAGAGTCGTTTCTCAGGTTGATAAGCCGGCGATATACGAAG TGTTTAATTTGGAGAAGACGTTTAAGACGAATTACGCCTTGCTTGTACTCCATATGTGGCTGTGCTTGCGCCGGTTGAAGCAAGAGGGAAAAGAAGGTGTTGAGTTCGGGCAGTATGTGTACGAGATTTACAATCATGATGTGGAACTTAGAGTCTCTAAGGCTGGG GTCAACTTGCTACTGAGTAAATGGATGAAAGATTTGGAGAGAATATTCTATGGAAATATCGTTGCTTATGATGCTGCTGTGCTTCCAGAGGCAAGGCTGGATGATCTGCCAAATGTCATATGGAG GAATGTCTTTTCTGATGATGGTTCATCGAAGCCAGATGAGGCTGCATCACGAACTGTCCAG GCAATGGCAAGATATGTTCGTCGGGAAATTAGTTGCCTGTCCTTAACAG ATAAAGAAGCCATGTTTTCTGGCAATTTCGTGTTTACTCCGCTAAAGATCAACAAAGCAAATTTGGAGGGATCCAGATGA
- the LOC126803797 gene encoding LOW QUALITY PROTEIN: uncharacterized protein LOC126803797 (The sequence of the model RefSeq protein was modified relative to this genomic sequence to represent the inferred CDS: substituted 3 bases at 3 genomic stop codons) → MASNDLFTSLISDIKSYSGKDTLLPWLRGIRRLQDSLPXKLLEEKLPPSLVKAGKYSHVDCIIKIFWLEXMDFVEDPKELLRAMEANRVGTKHPLFYQASALYYEKNKKFEEAEKMYHLGVQKHADPIEELEKAYEQLLRRKERHRKILXTLKIFSTLVGKENHKRNERRMPCSDDTVVGKFVDIAIVGKSEVEDACHHGPVDPTINMKEAMSAINSMFREPLEIAPVRRESRQCQQKENNTNNGFQVFVDENLDKGGKSKCEGVVQQSRTSRHQSHQEPLNIFIDDNQDSLEQNEFQNITEDSSPSASHENAFGFLNPKDVPSESPNSFDVEGSSRPWFREVTMMVHKIVGNTISEDPQVENACHHGLVERTINLREAMDDINNMFGKPIDFVRSRRAKRQDKVPEKKQDLGGFCILPTFANKSRILLRFL, encoded by the exons ATGGCCAGCAACGATCTGTTCACGTCATTAATCTCCGACATCAAATCCTACTCCGGCAAGGACACACTTCTCCCTTGGCTAAG AGGGATTCGAAGACTTCAAGACTCACTCCCCTAGAAGCTTCTGGAAGAAAAGCTACCTCCAAGTCTGGTTAAAGCTGGTAAATATAGTCACGTTGATTGCATAATTAAAAT TTTTTGGTTGGAGTAGATGGATTTTGTGGAGGATCCGAAAGAGCTTTTGAGGGCGATGGAGGCGAATCGGGTCGGCACCAAGCACCCATTGTTCTACCAGGCGTCTGCTCTTTACTACGAGAAGAATAAGAAGTTTGAGGAGGCTGAGAAGATGTACCATTTGGGGGTGCAGAA GCATGCAGATCCCATTGAAGAATTAGAGAAAGCATATGAGCAGTTGCTGCGACGCAAGGAGAGACACAGGAAGATTCTGTGAACCTTGAAAATATTTTCTACATTGGTAGGAAAAGAGAaccacaaaagga ATGAACGGAGGATGCCTTGCAGCGATGATACAGTTGTGGGGAAGTTTGTAGACATTGCTATTGTCGGAAAATCTGAAGTTGAAGATGCTTGTCACCATGGACCGGTGGATCCTACTATTAACATGAAAGAGGCCATGAGTGCCATTAATAGTATGTTTCGGGAGCCTTTAGAGATAGCTCCAGTTAGAAGAGAATCACGTCAATGCCAGCAAAAGGAGAATAATACAAACAATGGATTTCAGGTGTTTGTTGATGAAAACTTGGATAAGGGAGGCAAATCAAAATGTGAAGGTGTAGTGCAGCAAAGTAGAACCTCTCGCCATCAGTCTCACCAAGAACCTTTGAACATTTTCATTGATGATAATCAAGATAGCCTCGAGCAGAATGAATTTCAGAATATTACAGAAGATTCTTCTCCATCTGCTTCACATGAAAATGCTTTTGGGTTTCTAAACCCAAAAGATGTTCCAAGTGAAAGTCCTAATAGTTTTGATGTTGAAGGTTCATCAAGACCATGGTTTAGAGAGGTTACAATGATGGTTCATAAGATTGTTGGGAACACCATTTCAGAGGACCCGCAGGTGGAAAACGCTTGCCACCATGGCTTAGTCGAACGAACTATCAACTTAAGGGAGGCCATGGATGatatcaataacatgtttggCAAGCCAATAGATTTTGTAAGAAGCAGAAGAGCTAAAAGGCAGGACAAAGTACCAGAGAAGAAACAAGATCTTGGTGGTTTTTGTATACTTCCCACGTTTGCCAACAAATCCAGAATACTCTTGAGATTCCTATAA
- the LOC126802671 gene encoding acid phosphatase 1 isoform X2: protein MIFFKLFLIFPFLTLAFSHEAFNPHLLPRPLIIDYPNLAEPHFKEIEAEVKLQCTSWRFSVEANNVNPWKTIPEECVEYVKDYVTGRGYGVDLERVSSDAGVYAKSVELRGDGKDVWVFDVDDTLLSNLPYYADHGYGSEVFDKLEFEKWVKKGMAPAIKSSLKLYEEVLSLGFKVILLTGRSEGKRRVTTENLINAGFRDWYKLILRASDDHGKLATIYKSEKRSEMEKEGYRILGNSGDQWSDLLGSSMSIRSFKLPNPMVLSQNYSRAGWRRNWTTQSADSFLLLYHTDWTTEISSEKCP from the exons ATGattttcttcaaactcttcCTCATCTTTCCCTTTCTAACCCTAGCTTTCTCCCATGAAGCCTTCAACCCCCACCTCCTCCCCAGACCCCTGATCATCGACTACCCCAATCTCGCCGAGCCCCATTTTAAAGAGATTGAAGCAGAGGTCAAGCTTCAGTGTACGAGCTGGAGGTTTTCTGTGGAGGCTAACAATGTGAATCCATGGAAGACGATCCCGGAGGAGTGTGTGGAGTATGTGAAGGACTACGTCACTGGAAGAGGGTACGGTGTTGATTTGGAGAGGGTTTCTAGTGATGCTGGGGTTTATGCCAAGAGTGTTGAGTTGCGTGGTGATGGGAAAGATGTGTGGGTTTTTGATGTTGATGACACTCTCTTGTCGAATCTTCCGTATTACGCTGATCATGGTTATGG CTCTGAGGTTTTCGATAAGTTGGAGTTTGAGAAGTGGGTCAAGAAGGGGATGGCACCGGCTATAAAGTCCAGCTTGAAACTGTATGAAGAGGTTTTGAGCTTGGGTTTTAAGGTTATCTTGCTCACTGGGCGCAGCGAAGGAAAAAGAAGGGTTACTACTGAGAATCTAATCAATGCAGGATTTCGAGATTGGTATAAACTTATTCTGAG GGCTTCAGATGACCATGGGAAACTGGCTACTATTTACAAATCAGAGAAAAGAAGCGAGATGGAAAAAGAGGGCTACAGAATTCTTGGAAACTCTGGAGACCAGTGGAGTGACTTATTGGGTAGCTCAATGTCCATTCGATCATTCAAGCTCCCCAATCCCAT GGTCCTAAGCCAAAACTATAGTAGAGCTGGCTGGCGTCGAAACTGGACAACGCAAAGTGCAGATTCCTTCCTACTTTTGTATCACACAGATTGGACCACG GAAATTAGTAGTGAAAAATGCCCTTAA
- the LOC126802671 gene encoding acid phosphatase 1 isoform X1 has protein sequence MIFFKLFLIFPFLTLAFSHEAFNPHLLPRPLIIDYPNLAEPHFKEIEAEVKLQCTSWRFSVEANNVNPWKTIPEECVEYVKDYVTGRGYGVDLERVSSDAGVYAKSVELRGDGKDVWVFDVDDTLLSNLPYYADHGYGSEVFDKLEFEKWVKKGMAPAIKSSLKLYEEVLSLGFKVILLTGRSEGKRRVTTENLINAGFRDWYKLILRASDDHGKLATIYKSEKRSEMEKEGYRILGNSGDQWSDLLGSSMSIRSFKLPNPMVLSQNYSRAGWRRNWTTQSADSFLLLYHTDWTTTCGVLWTKVVKLLSSSQSLSCIEELTGSRGHITYPSTHDFHTKLTCVCLSGHSFWRPFFG, from the exons ATGattttcttcaaactcttcCTCATCTTTCCCTTTCTAACCCTAGCTTTCTCCCATGAAGCCTTCAACCCCCACCTCCTCCCCAGACCCCTGATCATCGACTACCCCAATCTCGCCGAGCCCCATTTTAAAGAGATTGAAGCAGAGGTCAAGCTTCAGTGTACGAGCTGGAGGTTTTCTGTGGAGGCTAACAATGTGAATCCATGGAAGACGATCCCGGAGGAGTGTGTGGAGTATGTGAAGGACTACGTCACTGGAAGAGGGTACGGTGTTGATTTGGAGAGGGTTTCTAGTGATGCTGGGGTTTATGCCAAGAGTGTTGAGTTGCGTGGTGATGGGAAAGATGTGTGGGTTTTTGATGTTGATGACACTCTCTTGTCGAATCTTCCGTATTACGCTGATCATGGTTATGG CTCTGAGGTTTTCGATAAGTTGGAGTTTGAGAAGTGGGTCAAGAAGGGGATGGCACCGGCTATAAAGTCCAGCTTGAAACTGTATGAAGAGGTTTTGAGCTTGGGTTTTAAGGTTATCTTGCTCACTGGGCGCAGCGAAGGAAAAAGAAGGGTTACTACTGAGAATCTAATCAATGCAGGATTTCGAGATTGGTATAAACTTATTCTGAG GGCTTCAGATGACCATGGGAAACTGGCTACTATTTACAAATCAGAGAAAAGAAGCGAGATGGAAAAAGAGGGCTACAGAATTCTTGGAAACTCTGGAGACCAGTGGAGTGACTTATTGGGTAGCTCAATGTCCATTCGATCATTCAAGCTCCCCAATCCCAT GGTCCTAAGCCAAAACTATAGTAGAGCTGGCTGGCGTCGAAACTGGACAACGCAAAGTGCAGATTCCTTCCTACTTTTGTATCACACAGATTGGACCACG ACTTGTGGCGTCCTATGGACCAAGGTTGTGAAATTGCTTTCATCAAGTCAGTCATTGTCGTGCATTGAAGAGCTTACTGGCTCAAGGGGTCATATAACTTATCCCTCCACACATGACTTCCATACCAAGTTAACTTGTGTTTGCCTCAGTGGGCATAGTTTCTGGAGACCATTCTTTGGGTGA
- the LOC126802671 gene encoding acid phosphatase 1 isoform X3 — MIFFKLFLIFPFLTLAFSHEAFNPHLLPRPLIIDYPNLAEPHFKEIEAEVKLQCTSWRFSVEANNVNPWKTIPEECVEYVKDYVTGRGYGVDLERVSSDAGVYAKSVELRGDGKDVWVFDVDDTLLSNLPYYADHGYGASDDHGKLATIYKSEKRSEMEKEGYRILGNSGDQWSDLLGSSMSIRSFKLPNPMVLSQNYSRAGWRRNWTTQSADSFLLLYHTDWTTTCGVLWTKVVKLLSSSQSLSCIEELTGSRGHITYPSTHDFHTKLTCVCLSGHSFWRPFFG, encoded by the exons ATGattttcttcaaactcttcCTCATCTTTCCCTTTCTAACCCTAGCTTTCTCCCATGAAGCCTTCAACCCCCACCTCCTCCCCAGACCCCTGATCATCGACTACCCCAATCTCGCCGAGCCCCATTTTAAAGAGATTGAAGCAGAGGTCAAGCTTCAGTGTACGAGCTGGAGGTTTTCTGTGGAGGCTAACAATGTGAATCCATGGAAGACGATCCCGGAGGAGTGTGTGGAGTATGTGAAGGACTACGTCACTGGAAGAGGGTACGGTGTTGATTTGGAGAGGGTTTCTAGTGATGCTGGGGTTTATGCCAAGAGTGTTGAGTTGCGTGGTGATGGGAAAGATGTGTGGGTTTTTGATGTTGATGACACTCTCTTGTCGAATCTTCCGTATTACGCTGATCATGGTTATGG GGCTTCAGATGACCATGGGAAACTGGCTACTATTTACAAATCAGAGAAAAGAAGCGAGATGGAAAAAGAGGGCTACAGAATTCTTGGAAACTCTGGAGACCAGTGGAGTGACTTATTGGGTAGCTCAATGTCCATTCGATCATTCAAGCTCCCCAATCCCAT GGTCCTAAGCCAAAACTATAGTAGAGCTGGCTGGCGTCGAAACTGGACAACGCAAAGTGCAGATTCCTTCCTACTTTTGTATCACACAGATTGGACCACG ACTTGTGGCGTCCTATGGACCAAGGTTGTGAAATTGCTTTCATCAAGTCAGTCATTGTCGTGCATTGAAGAGCTTACTGGCTCAAGGGGTCATATAACTTATCCCTCCACACATGACTTCCATACCAAGTTAACTTGTGTTTGCCTCAGTGGGCATAGTTTCTGGAGACCATTCTTTGGGTGA
- the LOC126802671 gene encoding acid phosphatase 1 isoform X4 — protein sequence MIFFKLFLIFPFLTLAFSHEAFNPHLLPRPLIIDYPNLAEPHFKEIEAEVKLQCTSWRFSVEANNVNPWKTIPEECVEYVKDYVTGRGYGVDLERVSSDAGVYAKSVELRGDGKDVWVFDVDDTLLSNLPYYADHGYGSEVFDKLEFEKWVKKGMAPAIKSSLKLYEEVLSLGFKVILLTGRSEGKRRVTTENLINAGFRDWYKLILRASDDHGKLATIYKSEKRSEMEKEGYRILGNSGDQWSDLLGSSMSIRSFKLPNPMYYIP from the exons ATGattttcttcaaactcttcCTCATCTTTCCCTTTCTAACCCTAGCTTTCTCCCATGAAGCCTTCAACCCCCACCTCCTCCCCAGACCCCTGATCATCGACTACCCCAATCTCGCCGAGCCCCATTTTAAAGAGATTGAAGCAGAGGTCAAGCTTCAGTGTACGAGCTGGAGGTTTTCTGTGGAGGCTAACAATGTGAATCCATGGAAGACGATCCCGGAGGAGTGTGTGGAGTATGTGAAGGACTACGTCACTGGAAGAGGGTACGGTGTTGATTTGGAGAGGGTTTCTAGTGATGCTGGGGTTTATGCCAAGAGTGTTGAGTTGCGTGGTGATGGGAAAGATGTGTGGGTTTTTGATGTTGATGACACTCTCTTGTCGAATCTTCCGTATTACGCTGATCATGGTTATGG CTCTGAGGTTTTCGATAAGTTGGAGTTTGAGAAGTGGGTCAAGAAGGGGATGGCACCGGCTATAAAGTCCAGCTTGAAACTGTATGAAGAGGTTTTGAGCTTGGGTTTTAAGGTTATCTTGCTCACTGGGCGCAGCGAAGGAAAAAGAAGGGTTACTACTGAGAATCTAATCAATGCAGGATTTCGAGATTGGTATAAACTTATTCTGAG GGCTTCAGATGACCATGGGAAACTGGCTACTATTTACAAATCAGAGAAAAGAAGCGAGATGGAAAAAGAGGGCTACAGAATTCTTGGAAACTCTGGAGACCAGTGGAGTGACTTATTGGGTAGCTCAATGTCCATTCGATCATTCAAGCTCCCCAATCCCATGTATTACATTCCTTAA
- the LOC126801926 gene encoding putative kinase-like protein TMKL1: protein MKNIFKLSLILVLTSATVLILFALVIYFCCKRSPRTKLEDVESTEQKHEDNGVVIQAEDLLTFQDGEDLTISDILEAPGEVIGKSDYGTLYKALLQTSDSVKLLRFLRPVCTARAEDFGEVIQLLGCIRHPNLVPLLGFYAGPRGEKLLIHPYYWRGSLAPFVREGNPESHKWEIIYRISIGIAKGLHHLHTGLEKPVIHGNLKLKNVLFDRHYQAFISDFSLHLLLNPTAGQEMLESSAYQGYKAPELIKMRDANEETDIYSLGIILLELLTGKEPINQNPTSPDEDFNLPNLIRNAVLGHKIHELFHPDILVSSCTTDDEIPVTKERILKLFQLAMTCCSPSPSLRPNTKQVLCKLEEIGS from the exons ATGAAGAACATCTTCAAGCTTAGTTTAATCCTGGTACTTACCTCAGCAACAGTTTTGATACTATTTGCACTTGTCATCTACTTTTGCTGCAAAAGAAGTCCACGAACTAAGCTTGAAGATGTAGAAAGCACAGAGCAGAAGCATGAAGATAATGGTGTTGTTATTCAAGCTGAAGACTTATTAACTTTTCAGGATGGTGAGGACCTCACAATTTCTGACATACTGGAAGCTCCGGGAGAAGTGATTGGAAAATCCGATTATGGTACTTTGTACAAGGCTTTGTTGCAGACTAGTGACTCAGTGAAGTTGCTGAGGTTTTTGAGGCCTGTGTGTACTGCAAGAGCAGAAGATTTTGGTGAAGTGATTCAGCTTTTGGGGTGCATCAGGCACCCCAATTTGGTGCCTCTTCTGGGTTTCTATGCAGGGCCAAGAGGTGAGAAGCTTCTGATTCATCCGTATTATTGGCGTGGGAGTCTGGCTCCATTCGTGAGAG AAGGAAATCCTGAGTCTCACAAATGGGAGATAATTTATAGGATCTCAATTGGTATAGCCAAAGGGTTGCATCATCTTCACACTGGCTTGGAGAAGCCTGTCATTCATGGTAATCTCAAGTTGAAAAATGTGCTGTTCGACCGGCATTACCAAGCTTTCATCTCAGATTTTAGCCTACACCTTCTCTTGAATCCCACTGCCGGCCAAGAAATGCTTGAATCTTCGGCATACCAAGGCTACAAGGCACCTGAGCTGATCAAAATGAGAGATGCAAATGAAGAGACCGATATATACAGTCTAGGGATCATCTTACTTGAGTTACTCACAGGAAAGGAACCCATCAACCAAAACCCTACATCTCCTGATGAGGACTTCAATTTGCCAAACCTAATAAGAAATGCAGTCCTTGGACATAAAATTCATGAACTGTTCCATCCAGATATACTTGTCAGTAGCTGCACTACCGATGATGAAATCCCAGTCACTAAGGAAAGAATTCTCAAATTGTTTCAACTTGCTATGACATGTTGTTCTCCTTCTCCATCACTGAGACCAAACACCAAGCAAGTGCTGTGTAAGCTTGAAGAGATTGGAAGCTAG
- the LOC126801925 gene encoding U-box domain-containing protein 35-like, whose amino-acid sequence MDGSEIEDNHTLQIPSPPLIVAIAINGNRKSKYIVRWALEKFIPEDVVLYRLIHVRGKITGIPTPMGNLIPISEVRDDIVAAYRKDMEWQTSELLLPYKKMCALKKVQADVVVIESDNVATAIAEEVSKFAISNLVIGAPSRGFFTRKQKGLSPKISACTPAFCTVYAVSKGKLASLRPSDSQSVGSFRDGYSDTCSVSSSSSSASSSQTGTDRGSVGSYSHFHSPSLAMQQFQALANMNQNLLNTKNSNGTIHCKHQSLDLREAKVAMTMNSYPSDSDAERVLSHTSSTRSFVTDNQSWTSDQAFTSDVVSDYSSESQVNINLELEKLRIELRHVKGMYAVAQSETFDASRKISNLSKRRLEEAARLKEISASEEKAKELAIQEKEKYEAAKIEADYMRQCVESEASQRREAEMKALHDAKEKEKLENVLIGPVQQYQKFRWEEIVSATSSFSEDLRIGMGAYGTVYKSNFHHTTAAVKVLHSEENRQTKQFLQELEILSKIRHPHFLLLLGACPDRSCLVYEYMENGSLDDRLNQKNNTHPIPWFERFRIAWEVASALAFLHSSKPKPIIHRDLKPANILLDHNLVSKIGDVGLSTMLNLDPSMSSIYSEAGPVGTMCYIDPEYQRTGVISPKSDVYALGMVILQLLTAKPAVAITHLVETAIHDKSLKDVLDPKAGPWPMEEARQLAELGLSCAELRRRDRPDLKEQVVPTLERLKEVADKARASAPAVQCLPPNHFICPILKDVMNEPCIAADGYTYDRRAIEKWLEENDNSPMTNLTMPSKHLIPNYNLLSAIVDWKSRKQ is encoded by the exons ATGGATGGAAGTGAAATTGAGGACAATCACACATTGCAGATACCTTCCCCTCCATTAATTGTTGCCATTGCTATCAATGGCAACAGAAAAAGCAAATACATTGTGAGGTGGGCACTGGAGAAGTTTATTCCTGAAGATGTTGTCTTGTACAGGTTGATACATGTTCGAGGAAAAATAACTGGAATTCCAACACCAA TGGGGAATCTGATTCCTATTTCAGAAGTACGAGATGATATAGTAGCTGCATATAGAAAGGACATGGAGTGGCAGACTAGTGAACTGCTTCTTCCATACAAGAAAATGTGTGCTCTTAAGAAG GTGCAAGCAGATGTTGTAGTCATCGAGTCAGATAATGTGGCAACTGCAATAGCAGAGGAGGTTTCTAAGTTTGCTATAAGCAATCTTGTCATAGGTGCCCCATCTCGTGGCTTCTTTACAAG GAAACAAAAGGGGCTGTCACCAAAAATCTCAGCTTGCACACCAGCCTTTTGTACAGTCTATGCTGTTTCAAAAGGAAAATTGGCATCACTACGCCCATCTGATTCCCAATCTGTTGGAAGCTTCAGAGATGGTTACAGTGACACTTGTTCTGTCAGCAGTTCTTCAAGCTCTGCATCCAGCTCACAAACAG GCACAGACCGCGGTTCCGTTGGTTCTTATTCTCATTTTCACTCTCCCTCCCTAGCAATGCAGCAATTTCAAGCTCTTGCAAATATGAACCAAAACCTTCTGAAtacaaaaaattcaaatggAACCATTCATTGTAAACATCAGTCTCTGGATCTTAGGGAAGCGAAGGTTGCTATGACTATGAATTCTTATCCTAGTGACTCAGATGCTGAACGTGTACTGAGTCACACCTCTAGTACTCGAAGCTTTGTAACAGATAACCAGTCGTGGACTTCTGATCAAGCATTCACCTCAGATGTAGTTTCAGATTATTCATCTGAGAGCCAG GTAAATATCAACCTGGAGCTAGAAAAACTGAGAATTGAACTCAGACATGTCAAAGGAATGTATGCAGTGGCTCAAAGTGAGACTTTTGATGCATCTCGGAAA aTAAGCAATTTAAGTAAACGTCGATTGGAGGAAGCAGCAAGGCTCAAGGAGATAAGTGCTTCGGAGGAGAAAGCCAAAGAGCTGGCAATACAAGAGAAGGAGAAGTATGAAGCTGCTAAAATAGAAGCTGATTACATGAGACAATGTGTTGAAAGTGAAGCTTCTCAAAGGAGAGAAGCAGAAATGAAAGCCTTGCATGATGCGAAGGAGAAAGAAAAGCTTGAAAATGTACTAATTGGTCCTGTGCAGCAATATCAGAAGTTCAGGTGGGAAGAAATTGTTTCTGcaacttcatctttctctGAGGATCTTAGGATCGGTATGGGTGCGTATGGAACTGTTTATAAAAGCAACTTTCATCATACAACTGCGGCAGTAAAAGTTCTTCACTCTGAAGAGAATCGCCAAACTAAGCAATTCTTGCAGGAG CTTGAAATCTTGAGCAAAATCCGACATCCCcattttcttctcctccttgGTGCATGCCCTGATCGTAGTTGCCTGGTATATGAATACATGGAGAATGGCAGCTTGGATGACAGATTGAACCAGAAAAATAACACACACCCTATTCCTTGGTTTGAGAGGTTCCGGATTGCTTGGGAAGTAGCCTCAGCTCTCGCCTTTCTTCACAGCTCAAAGCCGAAACCAATCATTCATCGTGATCTAAAACCAGCTAACATCTTGCTTGATCATAACCTTGTGAGCAAGATTGGTGATGTTGGCCTTTCTACAATGCTAAATTTAGACCCTTCTATGTCCAGTATTTACAGTGAGGCGGGACCTGTTGGGACAATGTGTTACATAGATCCCGAGTATCAAAGGACTGGGGTAATCTCTCCAAAGTCAGATGTTTATGCTTTGGGAATGGTGATCTTGCAGTTACTCACTGCAAAACCAGCAGTAGCTATAACTCATCTGGTCGAAACTGCTATTCATGATAAGAGCTTGAAGGATGTTTTAGATCCTAAAGCTGGTCCTTGGCCAATGGAAGAGGCAAGGCAGTTAGCTGAACTGGGATTGAGCTGTGCAGAGCTTCGTCGCAGGGACAGACCTGACTTGAAAGAGCAAGTGGTTCCAACACTGGAGAGATTGAAAGAGGTTGCTGATAAAGCAAGAGCCTCAGCTCCCGCAGTTCAGTGCCTACCTCCTAACCACTTCATCTGTCCAATTCTTAAG GATGTGATGAATGAGCCTTGTATCGCTGCTGATGGCTACACTTATGATCGCAGGGCAATAGAGAAATGGCTTGAAGAAAATGATAACTCCCCAATGACAAATTTGACTATGCCAAGCAAGCACCTAATACCAAACTATAATCTTCTTTCTGCAATTGTGGATTGGAAGTCCAGAAAACAGTAG
- the LOC126803798 gene encoding derlin-1-like, which yields MSTLAEINLISSYKRRYFRTIPPVSKTILVTCLMTTSAYYLQLFDYQNISLDYGLVFKQYQVWRLFTNFIFLGRFSFPYAVEIFIIAKYSVSLEKGPFDKRTADYLWMLIFGSMSLLVMSIVPLCRLWFMGSSLVFMIVYVWSREFPNERINVYGVVSLKGFYLPYVMMALDLLLGNSLKPDMLGIVAGHLYYFLTVLHPLAGGKNMLKTPLWVHRIVAYWSEGTQVNAPVQSSPYTGVAFKGRSFRLNGNMRRTTTAPEQPQTNTVPQPNQGDGVAFRGRSHRLDRS from the exons ATGTCTACACTGGCGGA AATTAATCTCATTTCCTCGTATAAGCGCAGATACTTCCGAACTATACCTCCGGTGAGCAAGACCATTTTAGTGACCTGTTTGATGACTACAAGTGCCTATTACCTGCAACTTTTTGATTACCAGAACATTTCTCTGGATTATGGCCTTGTCTTTAAACAATACCAG GTGTGGAGGCTCTTCACCAATTTCATCTTCCTCGGACGCTTTTCATTCCCGTATGCTGTGGAGATCTTCATAAT AGCAAAATATAGTGTGTCACTGGAGAAAGGACCCTTTGACAAGAGAACTGCAGACTATCTGTGGATGCTCATCTTTGGATCAATGTCACTTTTG GTGATGTCTATTGTTCCATTATGCCGATTATGGTTTATGGGGTCTTCTTTGGTTTTCATGATCGTCTATGTTTGGTCTCGTGAGTTCCCAAATGAACGCATTAATGTGTATGGGGTTGTTTCTTTGAAG GGATTCTATCTTCCGTACGTAATGATGGCTCTTGATTTGTTGCTTGGAAATTCATTGAAGCCAGACATGTTAGGGATAGTTGCAGGACATCTCTACTACTTTCTAACGGTGCTTCATCCTCTTGCTGGTGGAAAAAATATGCTCAAGACTCCTCTATGGGT GCATAGAATAGTAGCGTACTGGAGTGAGGGAACTCAAGTCAATGCTCCAGTGCAGAGTAGCCCATACACCGGAGTTGcattcaaaggaagaagctTCCGACTCAACGGAAATATGCGAAGAACAACCACAGCTCCGGAGCAGCCACAAACAAACACTGTCCCGCAGCCTAACCAGGGTGATGGAGTGGCTTTTCGGGGAAGAAGCCATCGACTCGACCGGAGTTAG